Proteins co-encoded in one Gracilimonas sp. genomic window:
- a CDS encoding SDR family oxidoreductase: protein MNLDSKIAIVTGASSGIGAEFSKMLVENGAEVYGLARSLDKMKNLQKSLGDKFHPVKMDITNAEALEEWVDDTFDLNHIPDILINNAGVMYSANVDDLSMSEWHTMINVNLNGIFYLTRLIVPLMKNNENTCHIINISSIAGLLGNPTISGYNASKFGVRGFSEALFKELRYDGIKVTCVFPGSIDTELFEKIDGIDNHPNMMKTTDISSTVKFLLETDDNFLINEITMRPLNPKDPTN, encoded by the coding sequence ATGAACCTTGATTCAAAAATCGCCATCGTTACCGGAGCCAGCAGCGGCATTGGAGCTGAATTCAGTAAAATGCTTGTCGAAAACGGAGCTGAAGTGTATGGACTTGCGCGCAGCCTCGATAAGATGAAGAACCTTCAAAAATCACTGGGCGATAAATTTCATCCCGTGAAAATGGACATCACCAATGCGGAAGCTCTGGAAGAATGGGTGGATGATACCTTTGATTTGAATCACATCCCTGATATTCTGATTAATAATGCCGGTGTGATGTACTCAGCGAATGTGGATGACCTTTCCATGAGCGAGTGGCATACCATGATCAATGTGAACCTCAATGGAATTTTTTACCTCACCCGACTCATCGTGCCCCTGATGAAAAACAATGAGAATACCTGCCACATCATTAACATTTCTTCCATTGCTGGTCTTTTAGGAAACCCAACCATCTCAGGATATAACGCCAGTAAGTTCGGCGTACGTGGATTCAGTGAAGCATTGTTTAAGGAACTTCGCTATGATGGCATCAAGGTCACCTGCGTATTTCCGGGCTCTATCGATACCGAGCTTTTCGAAAAAATTGACGGCATCGACAATCATCCGAATATGATGAAAACAACCGACATATCAAGCACAGTAAAATTCCTTCTTGAAACGGACGACAATTTCCTGATCAATGAGATCACAATGCGTCCGCTTAACCCCAAAGATCCTACCAATTAG
- a CDS encoding DUF4296 domain-containing protein yields MKRLLTQAVLLLLAVIVGYGCMGPDKAPEPENLISEQNYIDLLIEMQHISTYRDAQPDSVNADSLKALVYDKFGVTEEQFLASHTFYQKQVERQLIRVQEVIRQLENEEQYIQAHIDSVKAARRDSTGDSF; encoded by the coding sequence ATGAAAAGGTTACTCACGCAGGCTGTTCTTCTTCTTTTGGCAGTTATAGTCGGTTATGGTTGCATGGGCCCGGATAAAGCTCCGGAGCCTGAAAACCTGATCAGCGAACAGAATTACATCGACCTTTTGATTGAGATGCAGCATATCTCTACCTATCGCGATGCCCAACCCGACAGCGTTAATGCTGACTCGCTGAAAGCGTTGGTGTACGACAAGTTTGGCGTTACCGAAGAGCAGTTTTTAGCCTCCCACACCTTTTACCAAAAACAAGTGGAAAGGCAATTAATACGGGTTCAGGAAGTGATCCGTCAGCTGGAAAACGAAGAGCAGTATATTCAGGCGCATATTGATTCGGTTAAAGCAGCGAGGCGAGATTCAACGGGGGATAGTTTTTAG
- a CDS encoding AAA family ATPase: MKSDYSRDTILEQLRNEWLSEMKAKLESGLEAEVQQLQDLLKQTQSGIEDGDIEKALRKFTEKVQADIEEEETEDKPDNKIEWLENLKPVLSQIQEEVVLPQQESRFKSQADDSGMTKIGKLFKRSARGMQLGVNTTANGVRKLFGGSEKKPPVWKQTIPLQFVVRIHLLRLDKWAREWSNEVQKLKAEVLMEADAWTLHSGGLITYEKKEGAGEESAPGEPAEITPTQKDLEVFFQEALQKLDQLKSVHTQKLQEHLQSVGDEIEYAVSLTGTFERPVSEYTKTKIVHRQNSIQTRRQNDDKVWGELLSVLVQRVFLSMKFMQLHEMVEERTGGFSEAITEFFEGHIESPGKQLMEQLEEAISIFDESEDRTIKQVRQLSSEHLEKMIGFIDQQILEPLGEFTEDAVLGTKFERFTSAIPEWTNEQPEKATLIEKLDLTHLPPGYEFEKVDWQVLVQRVISNHLVKEFMPKEIKAEQFLMKVMQSLQEISQIIYTNLEIADEVKKSDEEEPIQVAREGLERAKTKLEELQEDVREQRESLEGKLQEKQHAAFVKLAMLLEKQDVSEVRLAGAEYKAKQAAVDWKTKLQVWWARVSEKGELFGRFVWKKIKQYSEAVRKFLGFAEKEKLEGDKTDLATFLSETDEQIAGLPFIYRRLFDFNKEIDERFYIRKPEQFDRFKKGYELWQNNFPSTFAIVGEKGSGKSLFISLLMEEVLTKHDVIEINFEDTIWTADEITEQVSDALKLDETQSIEDLIAAIKRKKKRIVIILENIQNCYVRNISGFEAMEQLLLLISETNKEIMWIASTTRYGWLFLDKVLNIADYFTHAVETDNLNAQQIEELILKRHRASGYQLKFLPDDATKKSRNFRKLMDDEEKTQEYLQDRYFEKLAKLSEGNSSIAMIFWIRSIREYDDSHFYIDPFDFTAINRIDELDSTELFALAAFVLHDSLMPEHLAKVLNQPLRDSKLLVSRLTSRSILFKTEHGYMLNHLIYRQVVRVLKEANFIH, encoded by the coding sequence ATGAAATCCGACTATTCCCGGGATACAATCTTAGAACAGCTTCGCAATGAGTGGCTTTCTGAAATGAAAGCTAAGCTGGAGAGCGGGCTGGAAGCAGAAGTTCAGCAGCTGCAAGATTTACTCAAACAAACTCAGTCGGGCATTGAAGATGGTGATATTGAAAAGGCATTGCGGAAATTTACCGAAAAGGTTCAGGCTGACATTGAAGAGGAAGAAACTGAGGACAAGCCTGATAATAAGATTGAATGGCTTGAAAACCTGAAGCCGGTGCTTTCTCAAATTCAGGAAGAGGTAGTGTTACCTCAGCAGGAAAGCCGGTTTAAGTCCCAAGCTGATGATTCCGGGATGACAAAGATCGGAAAGCTTTTTAAGCGCTCGGCAAGGGGAATGCAGCTCGGTGTGAACACTACGGCCAATGGAGTTCGTAAATTATTTGGTGGTTCTGAAAAGAAACCACCGGTATGGAAACAAACAATTCCCCTGCAATTTGTGGTCAGGATTCATCTTCTCCGCTTGGACAAATGGGCGCGAGAATGGAGCAATGAAGTTCAAAAGCTGAAAGCCGAAGTTTTGATGGAAGCAGACGCCTGGACGCTGCATTCCGGAGGGTTAATCACCTATGAAAAGAAAGAAGGTGCTGGAGAAGAGTCAGCACCCGGGGAACCGGCCGAAATCACTCCTACTCAAAAAGATCTGGAGGTATTTTTTCAAGAAGCCCTGCAGAAACTGGATCAACTGAAATCGGTTCACACCCAAAAACTGCAAGAGCACCTGCAAAGCGTTGGTGATGAAATCGAATACGCGGTTTCTTTGACAGGTACCTTTGAGCGACCGGTAAGTGAATACACCAAAACAAAGATCGTTCACCGCCAAAACAGCATACAGACCCGACGACAGAATGACGACAAAGTTTGGGGCGAGCTGCTGAGTGTGTTGGTGCAGCGGGTGTTCTTGTCCATGAAGTTTATGCAACTCCATGAAATGGTGGAGGAAAGGACAGGAGGTTTTAGTGAGGCGATCACGGAGTTCTTTGAGGGCCATATTGAATCGCCCGGCAAGCAATTGATGGAACAGCTTGAGGAAGCTATTTCCATTTTTGATGAATCAGAAGACCGGACGATAAAACAGGTGAGACAGCTAAGCAGTGAGCATCTGGAAAAAATGATCGGATTTATAGATCAGCAGATTTTGGAGCCCCTGGGTGAGTTTACCGAAGATGCCGTATTAGGCACAAAGTTTGAACGGTTTACATCAGCCATTCCGGAGTGGACAAACGAGCAGCCTGAAAAAGCAACGCTCATCGAGAAGCTGGATTTGACGCATCTACCTCCGGGTTATGAATTTGAGAAAGTTGATTGGCAGGTGCTGGTTCAGCGTGTGATAAGTAATCATCTTGTTAAAGAATTCATGCCCAAGGAGATCAAGGCTGAACAGTTTTTAATGAAGGTGATGCAAAGCCTGCAGGAAATCTCACAGATTATATATACCAATCTGGAGATTGCGGATGAGGTCAAAAAGTCGGATGAAGAAGAACCCATTCAGGTTGCCCGTGAAGGATTAGAGCGAGCCAAAACCAAGCTCGAAGAACTGCAGGAGGATGTACGGGAACAAAGAGAATCGCTGGAAGGCAAGCTTCAGGAAAAACAACACGCAGCGTTTGTGAAACTGGCCATGCTGCTGGAGAAGCAGGATGTGAGTGAAGTCCGACTGGCCGGCGCAGAATATAAAGCCAAGCAGGCCGCTGTGGACTGGAAGACGAAGCTACAGGTTTGGTGGGCGCGAGTTTCGGAAAAAGGGGAGCTGTTCGGCCGGTTTGTTTGGAAAAAAATTAAACAGTACTCGGAAGCAGTCCGAAAGTTTCTGGGCTTTGCTGAAAAGGAAAAACTGGAAGGCGATAAAACCGATCTGGCTACTTTCTTGTCAGAGACGGATGAGCAGATCGCCGGACTTCCATTTATCTATCGCAGGCTTTTTGATTTCAATAAAGAAATAGACGAGCGGTTTTATATTCGCAAGCCCGAACAATTTGACCGGTTTAAAAAAGGGTATGAGCTGTGGCAGAATAATTTCCCTTCAACCTTTGCCATTGTGGGGGAGAAAGGAAGTGGAAAAAGTTTGTTCATCTCTTTGCTGATGGAAGAAGTGCTCACCAAACACGATGTGATTGAAATCAATTTTGAGGACACGATTTGGACAGCTGATGAAATCACAGAACAGGTAAGTGATGCTCTGAAGCTGGATGAGACGCAGAGCATAGAGGATCTCATTGCCGCCATTAAAAGAAAGAAAAAGCGGATTGTGATCATCCTTGAGAATATCCAAAATTGCTACGTCAGAAATATTTCTGGTTTTGAAGCAATGGAGCAATTGCTGCTTCTGATTTCCGAAACGAACAAGGAAATCATGTGGATAGCCAGCACCACCCGGTATGGCTGGTTGTTTTTGGATAAGGTGCTGAATATTGCTGACTATTTTACCCACGCGGTAGAAACGGATAACCTGAATGCCCAGCAGATTGAGGAGCTGATCCTGAAAAGGCATCGGGCGAGTGGATATCAGCTTAAATTTTTGCCGGATGATGCCACAAAGAAAAGCCGTAATTTCCGCAAGCTGATGGATGACGAAGAAAAAACCCAGGAGTATTTACAAGACCGGTACTTTGAAAAACTGGCAAAATTGAGTGAAGGCAATTCTTCCATTGCTATGATATTCTGGATTCGGTCGATACGGGAATATGACGACAGCCATTTCTACATCGACCCTTTTGACTTTACGGCCATTAACCGAATTGATGAACTCGACAGTACCGAGTTATTTGCCCTGGCCGCTTTTGTGCTGCATGACTCACTGATGCCTGAACACCTTGCAAAAGTGCTCAATCAGCCATTGAGAGACAGCAAACTGCTGGTTTCCCGGTTAACATCCCGCTCTATTTTGTTCAAGACTGAGCATGGATATATGCTGAATCACCTGATTTACAGGCAGGTAGTTCGGGTTTTGAAAGAAGCTAATTTCATACATTAA
- a CDS encoding four helix bundle protein has product MKNFKKLIVWKRSMEMTSIVHAIIKELPKSERYTYRDQIIRSSISVPSNIAEACSRESRKDFKRFLRISLGSSFELETQLLLLKENQIMNGQKLDSALEHNTEIQKMLHTLLKK; this is encoded by the coding sequence ATGAAAAATTTTAAAAAGCTTATCGTTTGGAAGAGAAGCATGGAAATGACTTCTATTGTACATGCCATTATAAAAGAACTGCCAAAATCCGAACGATATACCTATCGGGATCAGATTATAAGGTCATCCATTTCGGTTCCCTCCAATATTGCAGAAGCATGCAGCAGAGAAAGCAGAAAAGATTTTAAACGGTTTCTGAGGATCTCACTTGGCTCCAGTTTTGAGCTTGAAACCCAATTACTCTTGTTGAAAGAAAATCAAATTATGAATGGGCAAAAGCTTGATTCTGCTTTAGAACACAACACCGAAATCCAGAAAATGCTTCACACTCTTCTAAAGAAATAA
- a CDS encoding N-acetylmuramoyl-L-alanine amidase: MLFIFLFSFASVFAQTQLYRVSNTARSDGMGYVVRYHLTAPVDSFDILQPAPDLIQMILYDEEIDTTGLELPEESEKLKEVRLYKLKYGYGVDIYLGNGAYYKSNAYLDQNGSDILVNLEVADQREVERYSQQFLARNWYEEIVDESALEVAPPDTAPKNDFYYDVKDKLRFDKIVIDPGHGGWDPGSIGYKGVKEKEITLAVAKKLGAYINEHLPNVEVVYTRTDDSYLGLAELGHFANLAEADLYVSIHCNSYRNQYVRGAEVYFLGLHASDASFEVMKRENSVFKNETNKELTEEDLLVYELAHSGYIATSEKIAYMIEDQFKNRAQRKSRGVKQAGFQVLFEASMPAVLVELGFITNPAEQRFLTSDYGQSIMASAMFRAIRDYKVEYDQKQAYNTTPSSSNQK; this comes from the coding sequence TTGTTGTTCATATTTCTTTTTTCTTTCGCCAGCGTTTTTGCCCAAACCCAGCTTTACCGGGTTTCAAATACCGCTCGCAGCGATGGAATGGGCTATGTAGTCCGGTACCACCTTACCGCACCGGTCGATTCGTTTGATATTCTGCAACCTGCCCCCGATCTCATTCAAATGATTTTATATGATGAGGAGATCGACACTACAGGTTTAGAGCTACCTGAGGAAAGCGAAAAGCTGAAGGAAGTTCGTCTATACAAACTCAAATATGGCTACGGGGTAGATATTTACCTTGGAAACGGAGCTTATTACAAATCAAATGCCTACCTGGATCAGAACGGTTCTGATATATTGGTGAACCTGGAAGTTGCTGATCAGCGGGAAGTGGAGCGGTATTCCCAACAGTTTTTAGCCCGGAACTGGTACGAAGAGATTGTGGATGAAAGCGCCCTGGAAGTCGCCCCACCTGATACAGCTCCAAAAAACGATTTCTATTACGATGTAAAAGATAAACTTCGGTTTGATAAGATCGTTATTGATCCCGGACACGGTGGCTGGGACCCCGGTTCTATCGGGTATAAAGGAGTGAAGGAAAAAGAAATCACTCTCGCGGTTGCCAAAAAGTTAGGGGCTTATATCAATGAGCATCTCCCCAATGTAGAAGTGGTTTACACCCGAACCGATGACTCCTATCTCGGCCTGGCTGAACTTGGGCATTTTGCCAATCTTGCCGAGGCTGATTTATATGTATCCATTCACTGTAATTCATACCGTAATCAGTATGTGCGGGGCGCCGAAGTTTATTTTCTCGGGCTTCATGCAAGTGATGCTTCCTTCGAAGTAATGAAGCGGGAGAACAGCGTATTCAAAAACGAAACCAATAAAGAACTCACTGAAGAGGATTTATTGGTGTATGAGCTGGCCCATAGCGGATACATCGCTACCAGTGAAAAAATTGCCTATATGATTGAGGATCAGTTCAAAAACCGGGCCCAGCGGAAATCACGTGGGGTAAAACAAGCAGGTTTCCAGGTGCTTTTTGAGGCCTCCATGCCGGCTGTTTTGGTGGAATTAGGTTTTATCACCAATCCGGCCGAACAGCGATTCCTCACCAGCGACTATGGCCAAAGCATCATGGCTTCAGCAATGTTTAGGGCCATCCGGGATTACAAAGTGGAATACGATCAAAAGCAGGCGTATAACACCACTCCTTCATCTTCAAATCAAAAGTAA
- a CDS encoding YdeI/OmpD-associated family protein — protein MKRKEKSGLSRDIYPMPDFVEDALKEHQLLELYYERPAYQQNDYIGWISRAKQEKTRLKRLNQMLDELRKGGLYMKMDYPASRHKT, from the coding sequence ATGAAAAGGAAAGAGAAATCCGGACTCAGCCGGGATATTTATCCCATGCCTGATTTTGTAGAAGATGCCCTTAAAGAGCATCAGTTGCTGGAATTATACTACGAAAGACCGGCATACCAACAGAACGATTATATTGGGTGGATTAGCCGTGCAAAACAGGAAAAAACAAGGTTGAAACGTCTTAATCAGATGCTCGATGAACTGAGAAAGGGCGGCCTTTATATGAAAATGGATTACCCTGCAAGTCGGCACAAAACTTAA
- a CDS encoding type III pantothenate kinase: protein MSKIDSNSSKKALYLDAGNSSIKGAYKKGVNWEAIHTQKNYTASELVQWIDDHPESFSHIVLSSVRDDVRKAIRSELSHVNLLELTTSDIPRELLDYETVETLGIDRFLACYGATDQVSDAVVVIDAGTALTIDYMDQDDVYHGGLIAPGLSAFGGILPQKAPALPNVEMDIPEIWPGKSTIDSLKWGQAGFYKMAIQGVLKKYEDTFGHYELFVTGGDASLVELLTDRECKVRPFLVFDGMKKMESSGKRKKGEG from the coding sequence ATGAGCAAAATCGATTCCAATTCATCAAAAAAAGCCCTCTACCTCGATGCCGGAAATTCTTCCATCAAAGGAGCCTATAAAAAAGGGGTGAACTGGGAAGCTATTCACACCCAAAAAAACTATACGGCTTCCGAGTTGGTACAGTGGATTGATGATCATCCTGAGTCGTTTTCACATATCGTTTTATCGAGTGTGCGGGATGATGTTCGGAAGGCGATCCGCTCAGAACTAAGTCATGTAAATCTTCTTGAACTTACTACAAGCGATATCCCGCGGGAGTTGCTTGACTATGAGACGGTTGAGACGCTGGGAATCGACCGGTTTTTGGCTTGCTATGGAGCCACCGATCAGGTTAGCGATGCGGTTGTGGTGATTGATGCCGGAACCGCACTCACTATCGATTATATGGATCAGGACGATGTGTATCATGGGGGGTTGATAGCCCCGGGATTGTCAGCCTTTGGGGGAATTCTGCCTCAAAAAGCCCCCGCCTTGCCAAATGTAGAAATGGATATCCCCGAAATCTGGCCCGGTAAAAGCACCATCGACTCACTTAAATGGGGGCAGGCCGGATTCTATAAAATGGCCATCCAGGGAGTATTAAAAAAATATGAAGACACTTTCGGGCATTATGAATTATTTGTAACCGGAGGAGATGCCTCTTTGGTTGAGTTGTTAACCGATCGTGAGTGCAAAGTTCGGCCTTTCCTGGTATTTGATGGTATGAAAAAGATGGAAAGTAGTGGGAAGAGAAAAAAAGGAGAAGGATAA
- a CDS encoding endo alpha-1,4 polygalactosaminidase: MRTKFLFLFLIISTLFSCGVVFNNDSIDYREEMRSFVQEISEYAKNQDPGFAVIPQNGHPLLLKNENVAIDYLNAVDGLAQESLFFGYSNDDQPTPATETNQLLRLLNIGKEAGKTILVTDYCSTSFKVNNSYNQNNALGYLSFAAPERDLTEIPDQPNPIPGVNDEQISNLSEAHNFLYLLNKSKFETRSDFITAIQNTNYDVIVIDAFYAGRMLTVSEVNQLRQKKNGGERMVISYMSIGEAEDYRYYWQDGWSTGNPEWLVQENPNWEGNFKVMYWHPEWKSIIYGNEDSYLQKILDAGFDGVYLDIIDGFEFFE, translated from the coding sequence ATGCGAACAAAATTTCTATTCCTGTTTTTAATTATTTCCACTTTGTTTTCCTGCGGTGTTGTCTTCAACAACGACAGTATTGATTATCGGGAAGAGATGCGAAGTTTTGTTCAGGAAATTTCTGAGTACGCTAAAAATCAGGATCCCGGCTTTGCCGTTATCCCCCAGAACGGACATCCCCTCCTTCTAAAAAACGAAAACGTTGCGATTGATTACCTCAACGCTGTGGATGGCCTGGCCCAGGAAAGTCTTTTTTTCGGGTATAGTAACGATGATCAGCCTACACCGGCTACCGAGACCAATCAGCTCCTTAGGCTGCTCAACATCGGTAAGGAAGCCGGCAAAACCATCCTGGTTACCGACTACTGCTCTACATCATTTAAAGTAAACAATTCCTATAACCAGAATAATGCATTGGGATACCTTTCTTTTGCGGCACCTGAACGTGACCTAACCGAAATCCCGGATCAACCAAATCCTATTCCCGGTGTTAACGACGAGCAGATATCAAATTTATCTGAAGCTCACAATTTCCTTTATCTGCTGAATAAATCTAAATTTGAAACCCGGTCGGATTTTATAACTGCCATTCAGAACACCAATTATGATGTTATTGTGATAGATGCTTTTTATGCCGGCCGGATGTTGACAGTGTCGGAAGTTAATCAGCTTCGGCAGAAAAAGAATGGCGGGGAACGAATGGTTATCAGTTATATGAGCATCGGGGAAGCTGAGGACTATCGCTACTACTGGCAGGATGGCTGGAGTACCGGTAATCCCGAGTGGCTGGTTCAGGAGAACCCGAACTGGGAAGGTAACTTCAAGGTGATGTACTGGCATCCCGAGTGGAAGTCCATCATTTATGGAAACGAAGATTCCTACCTTCAAAAAATACTCGATGCCGGCTTTGATGGCGTCTATCTTGATATTATTGACGGGTTTGAGTTTTTTGAATAA
- the udk gene encoding uridine kinase: MSSKPLVIGVAGGSGSGKTTVINYICKEFAKDNILRLEHDSYYRELDHLPFEERIKQNFDHPASLETELMIRHIKALMEGYPVEVPVYDFEKHTRKDETITATPSKVILIDGILIFSEPDLLNLMDVKIFVDTDDDVRLLRRLKRDIQERGRSVDGVLTQYEKFVRPMHLEFVEPSKRYADIIIPRGGKNKVALEMVSALIRGKMREPS; this comes from the coding sequence ATGTCATCCAAGCCTTTAGTTATTGGCGTAGCCGGGGGAAGCGGTTCTGGAAAAACAACGGTTATCAATTATATCTGCAAGGAATTTGCCAAGGATAATATCTTGCGGCTTGAGCACGACTCCTACTACCGGGAGCTGGATCACCTACCTTTTGAGGAACGCATAAAACAAAATTTTGATCACCCGGCCTCCCTCGAAACCGAACTTATGATCCGCCACATCAAAGCCTTAATGGAAGGTTACCCGGTGGAAGTTCCGGTTTATGATTTTGAAAAGCACACCCGCAAGGATGAAACCATCACGGCTACTCCTTCAAAAGTAATCCTCATTGACGGAATTCTCATTTTCTCAGAACCTGACCTGTTAAACCTGATGGACGTTAAAATCTTTGTGGATACAGATGATGACGTCCGCTTGCTGCGACGACTAAAACGGGATATTCAGGAACGGGGTCGCTCGGTAGATGGAGTACTTACCCAATACGAAAAGTTCGTTCGCCCAATGCATCTTGAGTTCGTAGAACCCAGCAAGCGGTATGCAGATATCATCATCCCCCGGGGCGGAAAGAATAAAGTGGCTCTGGAAATGGTTTCTGCCCTTATTCGCGGCAAAATGAGAGAGCCAAGTTAG
- a CDS encoding ATP-dependent DNA helicase RecQ has translation MQDYFQKAELNLKKIWGFDGFRPGQDEVVRSVFDGKDTLVLFPTGGGKSLCYQVPATVFEGMTLVISPLVALMQDQVQQLKAKGISATFINSTIPSYEVEQRLVNARNGMYKLLYCAPERLKTNLWEAELPRMNIDLVAIDEAHCISEWGHDFRPSYRDIRESLESIADQTRWIALTATATPEVQKDIVDSLGFEDANVISRGFSRPNLKWWVVKSPNKKQKLEESVKKGAQKGDGLIYGGTRKNCELLAERFSRFGIKTEAYHAGVESEERKAIQQRWISGETPLVSATNAFGMGIDKPNCRYVIHEEMPYSLEAYYQEAGRAGRDGEESFPILLYRESDYHKADERIDQGYPTLDELDHVYQVLCDSFHLAVGSQMEESMSFDIEQIKKRGKVKYGKARAAMRLLDQFDVIAMQEEVKPAVSVQFTLSQNAMKTFREKCKNDEKAEFTDKLERMFGSLAFKEMIQLDEEYVLDKLGIQRNALVKALNVLMQNDQVLVFEMHKQRSLVKVLEARSKKLPLTKKEVESHRNNLFRKLEHMHGYILTDRCREVYLRNYFGDTDAEPCGHCDNCLKTAASEEVSPTDEEIKAVYDELESEERTVSQLCSSTGQSKRKVQQALQFLIREDKVTTIPSKPGYYCLL, from the coding sequence TTGCAGGATTATTTTCAGAAAGCAGAATTAAATTTAAAAAAAATTTGGGGGTTCGACGGATTTCGTCCCGGTCAGGATGAGGTAGTCCGTTCTGTTTTTGATGGGAAAGATACACTGGTACTTTTCCCAACAGGTGGGGGGAAATCGCTATGCTATCAGGTTCCCGCTACTGTTTTTGAGGGAATGACCCTGGTAATATCACCACTTGTGGCCCTTATGCAAGACCAGGTTCAACAATTAAAAGCGAAAGGAATTTCAGCTACGTTTATTAACAGTACCATCCCGTCTTATGAGGTTGAGCAGCGTTTAGTGAATGCCCGAAATGGAATGTACAAGCTGCTATATTGTGCCCCGGAGCGATTGAAAACCAATCTTTGGGAGGCGGAATTACCCCGTATGAATATCGACCTGGTGGCGATTGATGAAGCACATTGCATTAGTGAGTGGGGGCATGATTTCCGACCCAGCTATCGGGACATAAGAGAATCGCTGGAATCTATTGCTGATCAAACCCGGTGGATTGCCTTAACGGCAACAGCCACACCGGAAGTGCAAAAAGACATAGTAGATTCGCTGGGTTTCGAAGATGCAAACGTCATTTCCCGGGGTTTCTCTCGTCCGAATTTAAAGTGGTGGGTGGTTAAATCCCCCAATAAAAAACAGAAGCTGGAAGAGTCGGTAAAGAAAGGGGCTCAAAAAGGAGATGGACTTATCTATGGCGGAACTCGCAAGAACTGTGAGCTACTTGCGGAGCGGTTTTCACGCTTTGGAATAAAAACGGAAGCCTATCATGCGGGGGTAGAATCAGAAGAACGAAAAGCTATACAGCAGCGATGGATCTCCGGGGAAACACCATTAGTCTCTGCTACCAATGCATTTGGCATGGGCATCGATAAACCCAACTGCCGGTATGTGATTCATGAGGAAATGCCGTATTCGCTGGAGGCTTACTATCAGGAAGCAGGTCGAGCCGGCCGGGATGGGGAAGAAAGCTTTCCCATTTTATTGTACCGGGAATCGGACTACCACAAAGCGGATGAGCGTATTGATCAGGGATATCCGACCCTGGATGAATTAGATCATGTATATCAGGTTTTATGCGACAGCTTTCATTTGGCGGTAGGTTCACAAATGGAAGAGTCTATGTCGTTTGATATCGAGCAGATTAAAAAGAGAGGAAAGGTTAAATACGGAAAAGCGCGGGCAGCTATGCGTTTGCTTGATCAGTTTGATGTGATTGCCATGCAGGAAGAAGTGAAGCCGGCCGTAAGCGTGCAGTTTACCCTCAGCCAAAATGCGATGAAAACCTTCCGGGAAAAGTGTAAGAACGATGAGAAGGCTGAATTCACCGATAAGCTGGAGCGAATGTTTGGGAGTTTGGCTTTCAAAGAAATGATTCAGCTGGATGAGGAGTATGTGCTGGATAAATTGGGGATTCAAAGAAACGCATTGGTTAAAGCATTAAACGTGCTGATGCAAAACGATCAGGTGCTGGTTTTTGAGATGCATAAGCAACGAAGCCTGGTCAAAGTACTGGAAGCCCGCTCCAAAAAATTACCGCTGACGAAGAAAGAAGTAGAGTCGCACCGTAATAACCTGTTCAGGAAGCTCGAGCATATGCATGGTTATATCCTGACCGACCGTTGCCGGGAAGTATATCTTCGAAATTACTTTGGTGATACCGATGCAGAGCCCTGCGGACATTGTGACAATTGTTTGAAAACGGCGGCTTCAGAAGAGGTAAGCCCAACTGATGAAGAGATTAAAGCTGTTTATGATGAACTTGAATCGGAGGAACGGACTGTTTCTCAACTATGCAGTTCAACCGGCCAGTCTAAGCGAAAAGTGCAGCAAGCCCTTCAGTTTTTAATCCGCGAAGACAAAGTGACTACCATTCCCTCAAAGCCGGGATACTATTGTTTGTTATAG